A stretch of the Streptosporangium sp. NBC_01755 genome encodes the following:
- a CDS encoding IS1182 family transposase — translation MQGEWAGEPVGPDVWQTCRELIPAGSVFAFLAEHRQTLFPADMFTDMYPSANGRPSMPPQVLATVIVLQSLHGLSDFETVQELRCDLRWKAACGLGLYDTAFDPSLLTYFRRRLQRSADPNRLFTKVREVVAATGVLKGRQRRALDSTVLDDAVATQDTVTQLIAAIRRVIRDVPGAEPVAAQWCTAHDYTDPGKPKIAWNDQQARDTLVDALVTDALNLIAHVPGQPLGETAAGALGLLALVAGQDVEPADGSDGRWRIARRTAHDRIVSTVDPEARHIHKNRTRHQDGFRAHAAFEPEAGLFTEVALTAGSGADNHEAAVARSLLAGDDDALTVLGDTAYGTGDLRQTLQADGHTLVIKPPPLRQAVPGGFTTDDFQVDTQTGRVTCPAGHTKTLGRPLAGGNRQAQFKILCRTCPLRERCTTSKTGRTFNVHPHYDLLKTARQQAATSQRWQQEYRRWRPPVERAIAWLVAKGNRRVPYRGVLKNNIWLHNRAAALNLRRLINLGLTHTGGAWALNPATA, via the coding sequence GTGCAGGGTGAATGGGCTGGAGAACCGGTAGGGCCGGATGTGTGGCAGACCTGCCGGGAGCTGATCCCAGCCGGGAGCGTTTTCGCGTTCCTGGCCGAACATCGGCAGACGCTGTTCCCAGCAGACATGTTCACGGACATGTATCCCTCGGCGAACGGGCGGCCGAGCATGCCGCCGCAGGTGCTCGCCACAGTGATCGTCCTGCAGAGCCTGCACGGGCTGTCGGACTTCGAGACGGTTCAGGAACTGCGTTGTGACCTGAGGTGGAAGGCCGCCTGCGGCCTGGGTCTGTACGACACCGCGTTCGACCCGTCGCTGTTGACCTACTTCCGACGGCGCCTGCAGCGCTCGGCCGATCCGAACCGGCTGTTCACCAAGGTCAGGGAAGTCGTCGCGGCCACCGGCGTCCTCAAAGGCAGGCAGCGCCGGGCGTTGGACTCCACCGTGCTGGACGACGCGGTCGCCACCCAGGACACCGTCACCCAGCTCATCGCCGCGATCCGCCGGGTCATCCGCGACGTCCCCGGCGCCGAGCCGGTCGCCGCCCAGTGGTGCACCGCCCACGACTACACCGACCCCGGCAAGCCGAAGATCGCCTGGAACGACCAGCAGGCGCGGGACACACTGGTCGACGCCCTGGTCACCGACGCCCTTAATCTCATCGCTCACGTGCCCGGCCAACCGCTCGGCGAGACGGCGGCAGGCGCCCTCGGACTGCTGGCACTGGTCGCAGGACAAGACGTCGAGCCCGCCGACGGCTCCGACGGCCGATGGCGGATCGCCCGGCGCACCGCCCACGACCGCATCGTGTCCACGGTCGACCCCGAGGCCCGCCACATCCACAAGAACCGCACCCGCCACCAGGACGGCTTTCGCGCACATGCCGCGTTCGAGCCCGAGGCGGGGCTGTTCACCGAGGTCGCCCTCACCGCGGGCAGCGGCGCGGACAACCACGAGGCCGCCGTCGCCCGAAGCCTCCTCGCCGGCGACGACGATGCCCTGACGGTACTGGGCGACACCGCCTACGGCACCGGCGACCTGCGACAGACCCTCCAAGCCGACGGCCACACCCTGGTGATCAAGCCGCCGCCGCTACGCCAAGCCGTCCCCGGCGGCTTCACCACCGACGATTTCCAGGTCGACACCCAAACCGGCCGCGTCACCTGCCCGGCAGGCCACACCAAAACCCTCGGCCGCCCGCTGGCAGGTGGTAACCGCCAGGCCCAGTTCAAGATCCTGTGCCGCACCTGCCCACTGCGCGAACGCTGCACCACGTCCAAGACCGGACGCACCTTCAACGTCCACCCCCACTATGACCTCCTCAAAACCGCCCGGCAGCAGGCCGCCACCAGTCAGCGATGGCAGCAGGAGTACCGCCGCTGGCGACCACCCGTCGAACGCGCCATCGCCTGGCTGGTCGCCAAAGGCAACCGTCGCGTTCCCTACCGCGGCGTCCTCAAGAACAACATCTGGCTCCACAACCGCGCTGCCGCACTCAACCTCCGCCGCCTCATCAACCTCGGACTCACCCACACAGGCGGCGCCTGGGCACTGAACCCCGCCACTGCATAA
- a CDS encoding STM4011 family radical SAM protein, with product MSTSTDSPGSPDAPVAGTRRPRLLPLLPGEPGGPGQGGPGQGGSGPGGPGGRSPADAGESCDGGQGRDHLTILYRGPLASCDYDCPYCPFAKRRDSPGRLRRDRVALERFTAWTAGRDHPVSVLFTPWGEGLVRSWYRRAMVELSHLPHVRRVAIQTNFSCRPGWLAEADLDTLALWVTYHPGQVTHERFLTRCRDLVRRGVRFSVGVVGLPEHLGHARRIRADLPGEVYVWVNAAEGVAYTDDEAGAWTAIDPLFRYSRTPHRSAGLPCRTGDSVISVDGDGTVRRCHFVPAVLGNLYEGTFKPRATVCPAAICDCHIGYVHLETTGLYDVFAGGILERIPAR from the coding sequence ATGAGCACCTCAACAGACTCGCCCGGCTCGCCTGACGCTCCTGTCGCCGGAACCCGCCGCCCGCGGCTCCTGCCGCTCCTGCCGGGCGAGCCCGGTGGACCGGGACAGGGTGGACCGGGACAGGGTGGATCGGGACCGGGTGGGCCGGGTGGCCGGAGCCCCGCCGACGCCGGGGAGTCGTGCGACGGTGGCCAGGGGCGCGACCACCTGACGATCCTCTACCGGGGACCGCTGGCGAGCTGTGACTACGACTGCCCCTACTGCCCGTTCGCCAAACGACGCGACAGCCCGGGGCGGCTGAGGCGGGACCGGGTGGCGCTGGAGCGGTTCACCGCCTGGACGGCCGGGCGAGACCATCCGGTCTCGGTGCTGTTCACCCCGTGGGGCGAGGGCCTCGTCCGCTCGTGGTACCGCCGGGCGATGGTCGAGCTGAGCCACCTCCCGCACGTGCGGCGGGTCGCAATCCAGACCAACTTCAGCTGCCGCCCCGGCTGGCTGGCCGAGGCCGACCTGGACACGCTCGCCCTCTGGGTGACCTACCATCCCGGCCAGGTCACCCACGAGCGCTTTCTCACCCGCTGCCGTGACCTGGTCAGGCGTGGGGTCCGGTTCAGCGTCGGCGTCGTCGGGCTGCCCGAACACCTCGGCCACGCCCGCCGCATCCGGGCCGACCTGCCCGGGGAGGTCTACGTCTGGGTGAACGCGGCGGAGGGCGTCGCCTACACCGACGACGAGGCGGGTGCCTGGACGGCGATCGATCCGCTGTTCCGGTACAGCCGGACACCGCACCGCAGCGCGGGCCTGCCCTGTCGTACGGGCGACAGTGTGATCTCCGTCGACGGCGACGGCACCGTGCGGCGCTGCCACTTCGTCCCGGCCGTGCTCGGAAACCTCTACGAGGGCACGTTCAAGCCGAGGGCCACGGTGTGCCCGGCGGCGATTTGCGACTGCCACATCGGCTACGTGCATCTGGAGACGACCGGCCTCTACGACGTCTTCGCCGGGGGGATCCTGGAACGCATCCCCGCCCGCTGA
- a CDS encoding DoxX family protein — MFDQPGERLPGVVGELRRLGIGLILPALTGVLPVLTPLAAAGLVVTMIGAIIVHVRRKEYSALVMNLVLLVLAAFVAWGRFGPYAF; from the coding sequence GTGTTCGACCAGCCCGGCGAACGCCTCCCAGGGGTCGTCGGCGAGCTCCGCCGCCTCGGGATCGGGCTGATCCTGCCCGCTCTCACCGGCGTCCTGCCCGTGCTGACCCCGCTCGCCGCCGCCGGCCTGGTGGTCACGATGATCGGCGCCATCATCGTGCACGTCCGGCGCAAGGAGTATTCGGCACTCGTGATGAACCTGGTGCTCCTCGTGCTGGCCGCCTTCGTGGCCTGGGGGCGTTTCGGGCCGTACGCCTTCTGA
- a CDS encoding ABC transporter permease has protein sequence MALIPVLYLGVRTAEAGWKRIAEEVFTARVALLALRTLGLAAVVSAGCLVLGVGSAFLVVRTDLPARRAFAVLAALPLAVPTYIAAFAWRSTVDGFEGFWAAALVLTLCSYPYVFLPVAAALKGADPAQEEVSRSLGRNAWRTFTGVTLRQVRPAVAGGALLVALYVLSDFGAVSIVRADTFTRAIFVAFDLGFDRTGALVLSSVLVILTMLILAGETASRQRGARYAHLGATRRAPARFRLVRTRWPATFMLLVLAGLSIGVTVVSLGHRMIEGVSRPGTWSEVADAAGNSLWLSFAGTVLTVLLALPLGVLTAKAPSLLTALLDRLGYLSHALPGLVIGLSLVSFGISLAYPIYQTTWLLALGYVALFLPLAVAAVTAAAAQAPPVLDDVARSLGRGPLAVLRTVTLPLTLPGIGAGAALAFLACMKELPATLLLRPTGIDTLATELWTHTTVAAYAAAAPYAALLVLLSSVPAWLLTSRTGILTRESTR, from the coding sequence GTGGCCCTCATCCCGGTGCTCTACCTCGGCGTGCGGACGGCCGAAGCGGGCTGGAAGCGTATCGCCGAGGAGGTGTTCACCGCGCGGGTCGCGCTGCTCGCGCTCCGCACCCTCGGCCTGGCCGCGGTGGTGAGCGCCGGGTGCCTCGTGCTGGGGGTCGGTTCGGCGTTCCTGGTCGTACGGACCGATCTGCCCGCCAGGCGCGCGTTCGCGGTCCTGGCGGCCCTGCCACTCGCGGTACCGACCTACATCGCGGCATTCGCGTGGAGATCGACCGTTGACGGGTTCGAGGGCTTCTGGGCGGCGGCGCTGGTGCTGACGCTGTGCTCCTATCCCTACGTCTTCCTGCCCGTCGCCGCGGCGCTCAAGGGCGCCGACCCGGCCCAGGAGGAGGTGTCCCGATCACTGGGCAGAAACGCCTGGCGCACCTTCACCGGTGTGACACTGCGGCAGGTCCGTCCCGCGGTCGCGGGTGGCGCGCTTCTGGTGGCGCTGTACGTTCTGTCGGACTTCGGCGCGGTGTCGATCGTGCGGGCCGACACCTTCACCCGGGCCATCTTCGTCGCCTTCGACCTGGGCTTCGACCGAACCGGAGCGCTGGTGCTGTCAAGTGTGCTCGTCATCTTGACGATGCTCATACTCGCGGGTGAGACGGCGAGCCGCCAACGCGGTGCCCGCTACGCTCATCTGGGCGCTACTCGCCGGGCCCCGGCCAGGTTCCGCCTCGTCCGGACGCGCTGGCCCGCCACCTTCATGCTGCTCGTTCTCGCGGGGCTCTCCATCGGCGTCACCGTGGTGAGCCTCGGCCACCGGATGATCGAGGGTGTCTCGCGGCCGGGGACCTGGTCCGAGGTGGCCGACGCCGCGGGCAACTCGCTCTGGCTCTCCTTCGCGGGCACCGTGCTCACCGTGCTGCTCGCGCTGCCACTGGGCGTGCTCACCGCCAAGGCGCCAAGCCTGCTGACCGCACTGCTCGATCGTCTCGGCTACCTCAGCCACGCCCTGCCCGGCCTGGTCATCGGCCTTTCCCTGGTCTCCTTCGGGATCAGCCTCGCCTATCCGATCTACCAGACGACCTGGCTGCTCGCGCTCGGCTACGTCGCCCTGTTCCTCCCGCTGGCGGTGGCCGCGGTCACCGCGGCGGCGGCACAGGCGCCCCCCGTCCTGGACGACGTCGCCCGCTCACTGGGCCGGGGACCGCTGGCCGTGCTGCGTACGGTGACCCTGCCCCTCACCCTGCCCGGCATCGGGGCCGGTGCCGCGCTGGCCTTCCTGGCCTGCATGAAGGAACTGCCCGCTACACTCCTTTTGCGGCCGACCGGTATCGACACCCTCGCCACCGAACTGTGGACGCACACCACCGTGGCGGCCTATGCCGCCGCTGCCCCCTACGCGGCGTTGCTCGTGCTGCTGTCATCGGTGCCCGCGTGGCTGCTCACCTCGCGCACCGGCATCCTCACCCGGGAGTCCACCAGATGA
- a CDS encoding SbtR family transcriptional regulator, with protein MQAADQGVTEALTTCFPGAALEAPRARAMAAIDRVIERARRSGTLRADFTGQDLMLIMMANAGVLGSTRYAAPQAWRRLIGLILDACRTDRAGLPLPPAPSTKDLHTAMIATRPQR; from the coding sequence ATGCAGGCCGCCGACCAGGGGGTGACCGAGGCTCTCACCACCTGCTTCCCCGGAGCCGCGCTGGAGGCACCGAGAGCGCGGGCGATGGCGGCGATCGACCGGGTGATCGAGCGGGCCCGCCGTTCCGGGACGCTACGCGCCGACTTCACCGGCCAGGATCTTATGCTGATCATGATGGCCAACGCCGGAGTGCTCGGCTCCACGCGCTACGCCGCCCCTCAGGCGTGGCGGCGACTGATCGGCCTGATCCTCGACGCCTGCCGCACCGACCGCGCCGGCCTCCCGCTCCCCCCGGCCCCCAGCACCAAGGACCTGCACACCGCCATGATCGCGACCCGCCCCCAGCGCTGA
- a CDS encoding ABC transporter ATP-binding protein produces MSRLELRGIAKKYGTMTALAGVDLTVPSGTLTAVLGPSGCGKTTLLRCVAGFERLDAGEIAVDGRTVAGPGVHTSPERRHIVTVPQEGALFPHLSVGDNIGYGLNREERRSGRIEEVLTLVGLSGQGERMPHHLSGGQQQRVAVARALAPRPSLILLDEPFSALDAGLRVELRRDVRDALRADGATAILVTHDQGEALSSADQVAVMRDGLVIQSGPAVGVYREPVDPWVAAFVGDAVFLPAGTGIGPGTGDAVLSTALGPIPVGEVPAGTGALTAMVRPEQIRITTASARPAVAATVIGYDFHGHDAVVTLRLADDTRIIARVPGHAAPVTAGAAVGVLVEGTCQAWRGA; encoded by the coding sequence ATGAGCCGGCTGGAACTGCGCGGTATCGCCAAGAAGTACGGAACGATGACCGCGCTCGCCGGGGTCGACCTCACCGTGCCGAGCGGCACCCTGACCGCCGTACTCGGCCCTTCGGGCTGTGGCAAGACGACCCTGCTGCGCTGTGTGGCGGGTTTCGAACGGCTCGATGCCGGTGAGATCGCCGTTGATGGGCGGACTGTCGCAGGCCCGGGAGTGCACACATCCCCAGAACGCCGGCATATCGTCACCGTCCCGCAGGAGGGCGCGCTCTTCCCGCACCTGTCGGTGGGCGACAACATCGGGTACGGCCTGAACCGGGAGGAACGGCGTTCTGGCCGCATCGAGGAAGTGCTCACCCTGGTGGGCCTGTCCGGACAGGGCGAGCGGATGCCACATCACCTGTCCGGCGGACAGCAGCAGCGCGTGGCGGTCGCCAGGGCGCTGGCACCGCGCCCCTCCCTCATCCTGCTCGACGAGCCGTTCAGCGCGCTGGACGCCGGGTTACGCGTCGAACTGCGGCGCGATGTGCGCGACGCGCTGCGAGCCGACGGGGCGACCGCCATCCTCGTCACCCACGACCAGGGCGAGGCCCTCTCCAGCGCCGATCAGGTCGCGGTGATGCGCGACGGCCTGGTCATCCAGAGCGGACCGGCGGTCGGCGTCTATCGGGAACCGGTGGACCCATGGGTGGCGGCATTCGTGGGCGACGCGGTGTTCCTGCCCGCCGGAACCGGTATCGGCCCAGGTACGGGTGACGCCGTGCTGTCCACGGCACTCGGTCCCATCCCGGTGGGCGAGGTACCGGCAGGGACCGGTGCCCTCACCGCCATGGTGCGCCCCGAACAGATTCGCATCACCACGGCATCGGCCCGCCCGGCGGTGGCCGCGACCGTGATCGGTTACGACTTTCACGGCCATGACGCGGTCGTCACACTCCGGCTCGCCGATGACACACGGATCATCGCGCGAGTGCCCGGCCACGCGGCCCCGGTGACGGCGGGAGCCGCTGTCGGGGTGCTCGTGGAAGGAACATGTCAGGCCTGGCGTGGGGCTTGA
- the lon gene encoding endopeptidase La, whose protein sequence is MSESLILPVLPLDDEVVLPGMVVPLDLSETEVRAAIDAAQALADNKPEVLLVPRIDGRYGSVGVRAIVEQVGRLPGGEPAAVVRGVDRVRVGTGTTGPGAALWVQATRVPAVAADERAHELAKAYKALATTILQKRGAWQVVDAVNQMDDPSILADNSGYAPWLSTSRKAEILETADPADRLEKLVEWSREHLAEIDVAETIRKDVQEGMEKQQREFLLRRQLAAVRKELAELNGDTAASEEEDYRSRVEAADLPEKVRQAALKEVDKLERTSDQSPETGWIRTWLDTVLDIPWNERTEDSYDIAAARAVLDTDHTGLEDVKDRIIEYLAVRGRRAEKGLGVVGGRRSGAVLALAGPPGVGKTSLGESVARAMGRKFVRVALGGVRDEAEIRGHRRTYVGAQSGRIVRAIREAGSMNPVVLLDEVDKVGSDYRGDPTAALLEVLDPAQNHTFRDHYLEVELDLSDVLFLATANVLEAIPGPLLDRMEIVTLDGYTEDEKVAIARDHLLPRQLDKAGLTAEDVTVDEDALRRLAGEYTREAGVRSLERSIARILRKVTANVALGEGELPVVVGDLVPYLGRPRNVPESSLPESSQRTAVPGVATGLAVTGAGGDVLYVEASLADPETGDTGLTLTGQLGDVMKESARIALSYLRSRGAELELPVGSLKDRSVHVHFPAGAVPKDGPSAGVTLITALASLLSGRQVRADVAMTGEVSLTGRVLPIGGVKQKLLAAHRAGITTVLIPARNEPDLDDVPQAVRDELTVHAVSDVREVLDIALTPAKVAEHIAA, encoded by the coding sequence ATGAGTGAGAGCTTGATCCTCCCGGTCCTGCCGCTCGACGACGAGGTCGTGCTGCCGGGCATGGTGGTTCCGCTTGACCTGTCGGAGACCGAGGTCCGGGCTGCGATCGACGCGGCTCAGGCTCTCGCTGACAACAAGCCCGAAGTCCTGCTCGTTCCCCGGATCGACGGAAGATACGGCTCGGTGGGCGTCCGGGCGATCGTCGAGCAGGTGGGCAGGCTGCCGGGCGGCGAGCCCGCCGCCGTGGTGCGCGGTGTCGACCGGGTCCGCGTGGGCACCGGCACGACCGGGCCGGGCGCGGCCCTGTGGGTGCAGGCCACCCGGGTTCCCGCCGTCGCGGCGGACGAGCGCGCCCACGAGCTGGCGAAGGCGTACAAGGCGCTGGCCACCACGATCCTGCAGAAGCGGGGCGCCTGGCAGGTCGTCGACGCGGTCAACCAGATGGACGACCCGTCGATCCTGGCCGACAACTCCGGTTACGCCCCCTGGCTGAGCACCTCGCGCAAGGCCGAGATCCTGGAGACCGCGGACCCGGCCGACCGGTTGGAGAAGCTGGTCGAGTGGTCGCGCGAGCACCTGGCCGAGATCGACGTGGCCGAGACGATCCGCAAGGACGTCCAGGAGGGCATGGAGAAGCAGCAGCGTGAGTTCCTGCTCCGCCGGCAGCTCGCCGCGGTCCGCAAGGAGCTCGCCGAGCTGAACGGCGACACCGCCGCCTCCGAGGAGGAGGACTACCGCTCCCGCGTCGAGGCCGCCGACCTGCCGGAAAAGGTGCGTCAGGCCGCGCTTAAGGAGGTCGACAAGCTGGAACGGACCTCTGACCAGTCTCCCGAGACCGGCTGGATCCGCACCTGGCTCGACACCGTTCTCGACATCCCGTGGAACGAGCGGACCGAGGACTCGTACGACATCGCCGCGGCCCGCGCCGTCCTCGACACCGACCACACCGGCCTCGAGGACGTCAAGGACCGCATCATCGAATACCTCGCGGTCCGCGGGCGCAGGGCCGAGAAGGGGCTCGGCGTGGTCGGCGGCCGTCGCAGCGGCGCCGTGCTTGCGCTGGCCGGCCCGCCCGGGGTCGGCAAGACCTCCCTCGGTGAGTCCGTCGCCCGTGCGATGGGCCGCAAGTTCGTCCGGGTCGCCCTCGGCGGTGTCCGGGACGAGGCCGAGATCCGCGGTCACCGGCGTACCTACGTCGGCGCCCAGTCGGGCCGGATCGTCCGCGCCATCCGGGAGGCCGGCTCGATGAACCCGGTCGTGCTGCTCGACGAGGTCGACAAGGTCGGCTCCGATTACCGGGGCGACCCGACGGCCGCGCTGCTCGAGGTGCTCGACCCGGCGCAGAACCACACCTTCCGTGACCACTACCTGGAGGTGGAGCTCGACCTCAGCGACGTGCTCTTCCTGGCGACCGCCAACGTGCTGGAGGCCATCCCCGGCCCGCTGCTGGACCGCATGGAGATCGTGACGCTCGATGGCTATACCGAGGACGAGAAGGTCGCCATCGCCCGTGACCATCTGCTCCCGCGCCAGCTCGACAAGGCCGGCCTCACCGCCGAGGACGTCACGGTCGACGAGGACGCGCTGCGCAGGCTCGCGGGTGAGTACACCAGGGAGGCCGGGGTCCGGTCCCTGGAGCGCTCGATCGCCAGGATTCTGCGCAAGGTGACGGCCAATGTCGCGCTCGGTGAGGGCGAGCTGCCCGTGGTGGTGGGGGACCTGGTCCCCTATCTGGGCCGCCCGCGTAACGTGCCGGAGTCCTCGCTTCCCGAGTCCAGCCAGCGCACGGCGGTTCCCGGTGTGGCGACCGGTCTGGCGGTCACCGGGGCGGGAGGTGACGTGCTCTACGTGGAGGCGTCCCTGGCCGACCCCGAGACCGGTGACACCGGCCTGACCCTGACCGGCCAGCTCGGCGACGTCATGAAGGAGTCGGCCCGGATCGCGCTCTCCTACCTGCGCTCGCGGGGCGCGGAGCTGGAGCTGCCCGTCGGTTCCCTCAAGGACCGCTCGGTGCACGTCCACTTCCCGGCCGGAGCCGTTCCCAAGGACGGCCCGTCCGCGGGCGTCACCTTGATCACGGCCCTGGCCTCGCTGCTGTCGGGCCGTCAGGTCCGCGCCGACGTGGCCATGACCGGCGAGGTCTCCCTCACCGGCCGGGTGCTCCCGATCGGCGGGGTCAAGCAGAAGCTGCTGGCCGCCCACCGGGCGGGCATCACGACGGTGCTGATCCCGGCGCGCAACGAGCCCGACCTGGACGATGTCCCGCAGGCCGTCCGCGACGAGCTCACCGTTCACGCGGTGAGCGACGTGCGCGAGGTCCTGGACATCGCGCTCACCCCGGCCAAGGTGGCCGAGCACATCGCCGCCTGA
- a CDS encoding TetR/AcrR family transcriptional regulator produces MPRISAATIGEHRAQTQDRILRAVSRLSREQGIDAISMTDVASEAEITRTVLYNYFPDKAALLLAFTERVTHYFIDGYERELPERASSAEQLRVFVRLQLEGLLAHPHPGPADLSAALGPDAYQRLADHVEPMQRILTGIIDSGVASGDFHTLDVAATSRFILAVIGAERVPLLSGAVTPEEAEEMVLEFVLRGLGSLPHPPDAG; encoded by the coding sequence ATGCCCCGGATTTCGGCCGCTACCATCGGCGAGCACCGCGCCCAGACACAGGACCGCATCCTGCGTGCGGTCTCACGTCTCTCCCGGGAGCAGGGCATCGACGCCATCTCCATGACCGACGTGGCGAGCGAGGCCGAGATCACCCGCACCGTTCTGTACAACTACTTCCCCGACAAGGCCGCGCTGCTGCTGGCCTTCACCGAGCGGGTGACGCACTACTTCATCGACGGCTACGAGCGGGAACTGCCCGAGCGGGCCTCCTCCGCCGAGCAGTTGCGGGTCTTCGTCAGGCTCCAGCTCGAAGGGCTGCTCGCCCACCCCCATCCCGGCCCCGCCGACCTGTCCGCCGCCCTGGGCCCCGACGCCTACCAGCGCCTGGCCGACCACGTCGAGCCGATGCAGCGCATCCTGACGGGCATCATCGACAGCGGCGTGGCCTCAGGCGACTTCCACACCCTCGACGTGGCCGCCACCTCCCGCTTCATCCTCGCCGTCATCGGCGCCGAGCGGGTCCCGCTGCTCAGCGGCGCGGTGACACCCGAGGAGGCCGAGGAGATGGTGTTGGAGTTCGTGCTGCGTGGCCTGGGCTCCCTCCCGCACCCCCCGGACGCCGGCTGA
- a CDS encoding STM4012 family radical SAM protein, with the protein MSSASPARPADAVAHAGPYQGYVYAYPHKTAYRPLEDRPSLTEVWAEEPTDHLFLYLHIPFCEMRCGFCNLFTRTGASEELVDAYLGALARQARVVRDALSGPRFVAAAVGGGTPTYLDAAELTRMFDLTERIMGADLRAVPVAVETSPATATADRLAVLAERGTTRVSIGVQSFVDAEARAAVRPQRRQEVETALGRIREAGFETLNIDLIYGIDGQTEASWRYSLDAALAWKPEEIYLYPLYVRPLTGLGRRARDWDDHRLTLYRAGRDHLLAAGYEQVSMRMFRLPGRSSPAEYTCQSDGMVGLGCGARSYTSALHHSYEYAVGAGQVRAIIDDYVRLETEGFAVANMGFRLDDDDRRRRHLIQSLLQAEGLDPMAYRARFGAGVETHFGEELERLAERGLLERDAPPPGGTARPGWFRLTAEGLAHSDAIGPGLFSGRVRALMAGHEER; encoded by the coding sequence ATGTCCTCTGCATCCCCGGCGCGACCCGCCGATGCCGTGGCGCATGCGGGTCCGTACCAGGGCTACGTCTACGCGTACCCGCACAAGACGGCCTACCGGCCGCTGGAGGACCGGCCTTCGCTGACGGAGGTGTGGGCGGAGGAGCCCACCGACCACCTCTTCCTCTACCTGCACATCCCGTTCTGTGAGATGCGCTGCGGATTCTGCAACCTGTTCACCCGCACCGGCGCCTCCGAGGAACTCGTCGACGCCTACCTCGGTGCGCTGGCACGTCAGGCGAGGGTCGTAAGGGACGCTCTGAGCGGCCCTCGTTTCGTGGCGGCGGCCGTCGGCGGTGGCACGCCGACCTATCTCGACGCCGCCGAGCTCACCCGGATGTTCGACCTCACCGAGCGGATCATGGGCGCCGACCTGCGGGCCGTCCCGGTGGCTGTGGAGACCTCGCCGGCGACCGCGACGGCCGACCGGCTCGCGGTCCTCGCCGAGCGGGGCACGACCCGCGTCTCGATCGGCGTGCAGAGCTTCGTCGACGCCGAGGCCCGTGCGGCGGTCAGGCCGCAGAGACGGCAGGAGGTCGAGACGGCGCTCGGCCGGATCCGTGAGGCCGGATTCGAGACGCTCAACATCGACCTGATCTACGGCATCGACGGGCAGACGGAGGCATCCTGGCGTTACTCGCTGGACGCCGCGCTTGCCTGGAAACCCGAGGAGATCTACCTCTACCCCCTGTACGTCCGCCCGCTCACCGGTCTCGGCCGCCGCGCCCGCGACTGGGACGACCACCGGCTCACCCTCTACCGAGCGGGCCGCGACCACCTGCTCGCCGCGGGGTACGAGCAGGTCTCGATGCGGATGTTCCGGCTGCCGGGGCGGTCGAGCCCCGCCGAGTACACCTGCCAGAGCGACGGCATGGTCGGCCTCGGCTGCGGTGCCCGCTCCTACACCTCCGCTCTGCACCACTCCTACGAGTACGCGGTCGGCGCAGGCCAGGTGCGCGCGATCATCGACGACTACGTACGGCTGGAGACGGAGGGGTTCGCGGTCGCCAACATGGGTTTCCGGCTGGACGACGACGACCGCCGACGCCGCCACCTCATCCAGTCGCTGCTCCAGGCCGAAGGGCTCGACCCGATGGCCTACCGCGCCCGCTTCGGAGCCGGGGTCGAGACCCACTTCGGCGAGGAGCTGGAGCGCCTGGCGGAGAGGGGCCTGCTGGAGCGGGACGCGCCGCCGCCCGGAGGCACGGCGCGGCCCGGGTGGTTCCGGCTCACCGCCGAGGGCCTGGCCCACTCCGACGCGATCGGTCCCGGGCTGTTCTCCGGCAGGGTCCGCGCGCTGATGGCCGGACATGAGGAACGATGA
- a CDS encoding biliverdin-producing heme oxygenase → MSESPFSEVLRNATWGDHESAEDESYLKALMAGQLTPEAYGEMVAQHYFAYVALDGASRSLAEDPVAAPFVFPELYREEALVRDLETIYGSGWRSRIEPSKPTLTLVARINQVATWPAGYIAHHYTRYMGDLSGGQFIRMELQKIYGYQPGGGIDFYLFDEIGSLPRFKNEYRARLDALPLDEAEKQRLIRETKLAYLLNTEVLGELGRVARSEVAA, encoded by the coding sequence ATGAGTGAGTCACCGTTCTCCGAAGTCCTCAGAAACGCCACCTGGGGCGACCACGAATCCGCCGAGGATGAGAGCTACCTCAAGGCCCTGATGGCGGGCCAGCTCACCCCCGAGGCGTACGGCGAGATGGTCGCCCAGCACTACTTCGCCTACGTGGCCCTGGACGGCGCCTCACGGTCGCTCGCCGAGGACCCCGTCGCGGCACCGTTCGTCTTTCCCGAGCTCTACCGGGAGGAGGCCCTGGTCCGCGACCTGGAGACGATCTACGGGTCCGGCTGGCGGTCCAGGATCGAGCCCTCCAAGCCGACCCTGACCCTGGTCGCCCGCATCAACCAGGTCGCCACCTGGCCGGCCGGCTACATCGCCCACCACTACACCCGCTACATGGGTGACCTGTCCGGCGGGCAGTTCATCCGGATGGAGCTGCAGAAGATCTACGGCTACCAGCCGGGTGGCGGCATCGACTTCTACCTGTTCGACGAGATCGGCAGCCTGCCCCGTTTCAAGAACGAGTACCGGGCCCGGCTGGACGCGCTGCCCCTGGACGAGGCCGAGAAGCAGCGTCTGATCCGCGAGACCAAGCTCGCCTACCTGCTCAACACCGAGGTCCTGGGCGAGCTCGGCCGGGTGGCCCGGTCCGAGGTCGCCGCCTGA